The genome window CACGGCTGAAATCACGGTACCCGCGGGTAAGCTCCAGTTTGAAATTCTGGAAATCAGCCGCTAACGGTGACCTTGTGAAATGGTGAGTTTGTGATTTTCATGAACTTAACAAAAGGGCGAAGCCAGTCGGCTTCGCCCTTTTGCGTTTTGCCGCGTACTTTGAGGCGCCACGCGGCACTGCCGTGGTTTCCACAACTTCGCAACTTCACCACTCACTACCTTCCTCTATGCCTTCTATTTTCTCCCGTATCGTGTCGGGCGAGCTGCCCGCCTACAAGGTTGCCGAGGACGACCAGCACCTGGCGTTTCTGGACATCACCCCGCTGGTGGAAGGCCACACGCTGGTAATACCGAAAAAGGAGGTCGACTACATTTTTGATTTGCCACCCGCCGAACTGGCGGCCCTGCACCAGTTTGCCCAGCGCGTGGCCAAGGGCGTGAAAGCGGCCGTGCCCTGCAAGCGGATTGGAGTGGCGGTAATTGGGCTGGAAGTGCCCCACGCCCACATTCACCTGATTCCGATGAAGCAGGTGGCGGACATGAACTTTGCCAACCCCAAGATAAAGGTGGCCGATGCGCGCATGCAGGAGCTGGCCGCCGCCATTGCCGCCCAAGTGCCCGGCAGCGGTGCAAATAGCTCCACCGCTACGGCCGCCCTCACCAGCCAAGCCCGCCACGCAACCCCCGAAGCCAACGATGCCGCTGCTCCTGCTGCTACCTCCGATGCTACCCTGCACCAGCTCCAGCAGCTAACCCAAGGCC of Hymenobacter sublimis contains these proteins:
- a CDS encoding nuclease A inhibitor family protein, whose amino-acid sequence is MPSIFSRIVSGELPAYKVAEDDQHLAFLDITPLVEGHTLVIPKKEVDYIFDLPPAELAALHQFAQRVAKGVKAAVPCKRIGVAVIGLEVPHAHIHLIPMKQVADMNFANPKIKVADARMQELAAAIAAQVPGSGANSSTATAALTSQARHATPEANDAAAPAATSDATLHQLQQLTQGLEYMSESEAPLEAVSYPAPAGALTDAALATLAGVPAATQVEKQELTYFLRNHTADNGVLGNPELANRFKALQMYLKQELNNVQVYRFGSGPQVPVLVLGEADGDKLAGFKTVLTET